One region of Pyramidobacter sp. YE332 genomic DNA includes:
- a CDS encoding YbaK/EbsC family protein — protein sequence MTDPVEKVQKALDELHYEGSIIHSDATIFTVEDASKAIGVTPGEILKSLIFMVDGQPWLVLMSGPNKVHSGKIKRLSQGHRVTMASPDYVFENFGFRIGGVPPLGYPRTLPALLDEDLWNFSIVWAAAGTDHAFFPIAPETLREYTQGQKAAVKKEPPQP from the coding sequence ATGACCGATCCCGTTGAAAAAGTGCAAAAGGCTCTCGACGAACTTCACTACGAAGGGAGCATCATCCACAGCGACGCCACCATCTTCACCGTCGAAGACGCTTCCAAAGCGATCGGCGTCACGCCGGGCGAGATCCTCAAGAGCCTGATCTTCATGGTCGACGGACAGCCCTGGCTCGTGCTCATGTCCGGTCCGAACAAAGTCCATTCGGGCAAGATCAAGCGGCTCAGCCAGGGACATCGCGTCACTATGGCTTCGCCCGACTACGTTTTCGAGAACTTCGGTTTCAGAATCGGCGGCGTGCCGCCCCTCGGCTATCCGCGGACGCTGCCCGCGCTGCTGGACGAGGATTTGTGGAATTTTTCCATTGTCTGGGCTGCGGCCGGCACCGACCACGCTTTCTTTCCCATCGCCCCGGAAACGCTGCGAGAATACACCCAGGGACAGAAAGCGGCCGTCAAGAAAGAGCCCCCTCAGCCGTGA
- a CDS encoding gamma-glutamyltransferase family protein: protein MKFDMLNYRYPSRRSVIYGRKGMVCTSQPLAAQAGLDILKKGGNAVDAMIATAICMTVLEPTGNGLGSDAFDLVWFGGRLYGLNGSGGAAKLQTLEKMKAKGYDSMPQRGWDSVTVPGAVSAWSELHQRFGRLPFKDLFTAAIDYAENGYPVHPIVGRLWNDAAKVFMPFKDKPEFRPFFETFLKNGAPAIGSLVKLPDHARTLRELAETNCESFYRGRIAAAFDAFSKETGGLLRAEDLAAYRAEWVEPITTNYKGYEVCEIPPNGHGIVALMTLNILQKLDTSLGRDAEPTVHKQLEAMKLAFTDGQTYIADPRFMKMKTDFLLSDAYAAGRSGEIGAEALLPKPIDPQCGGTVYMCAADSEGNMISHIQSNFRGFGSGIVIPGYGIALNDRGNGFKLDPRSDDCIAPGKKPYHTIIPGFLMKDGRAVGPFGVMGGFMQPQGHVQVLMNMIDYGLNPQEALDAPRWQWIGGRKVELEAGFDPAVAEGLRKRGHEVTVTSDFLSFGRGQMILRGDDGVLIGATEPRTDGCVAAW, encoded by the coding sequence ATGAAATTCGACATGCTGAATTATCGTTATCCGTCTCGCCGCAGCGTCATTTACGGGCGCAAAGGCATGGTCTGCACCTCTCAGCCGCTGGCCGCCCAGGCCGGACTGGACATTCTGAAAAAGGGAGGCAACGCCGTCGACGCCATGATCGCCACGGCGATCTGCATGACCGTATTGGAGCCCACGGGAAACGGGCTCGGTTCGGACGCGTTCGACCTCGTCTGGTTCGGCGGCAGACTTTACGGGCTCAACGGCAGCGGCGGCGCCGCGAAGCTTCAGACCCTCGAGAAGATGAAGGCCAAAGGCTACGATTCCATGCCGCAGCGCGGCTGGGACTCCGTCACGGTGCCCGGCGCCGTATCGGCCTGGAGCGAACTGCACCAACGTTTCGGACGCTTGCCCTTCAAAGACCTGTTCACTGCCGCCATCGACTACGCCGAAAACGGCTATCCCGTCCACCCCATCGTCGGCCGTCTTTGGAACGATGCGGCCAAAGTCTTCATGCCGTTCAAGGACAAGCCGGAATTCCGTCCGTTCTTCGAAACGTTCCTCAAAAACGGCGCCCCGGCCATCGGCAGCCTGGTCAAGCTCCCCGATCACGCCAGGACCCTGCGCGAACTTGCCGAGACGAACTGCGAGAGCTTTTACCGCGGCCGGATCGCCGCGGCGTTCGACGCGTTCTCGAAAGAGACGGGCGGCCTCCTGCGCGCCGAGGACCTGGCGGCGTACCGGGCCGAATGGGTCGAACCGATCACGACCAACTACAAAGGCTACGAAGTCTGCGAAATTCCGCCCAACGGTCACGGCATCGTCGCGCTGATGACGCTGAACATACTGCAGAAGCTGGACACTTCTCTGGGGCGCGACGCCGAGCCGACGGTCCACAAACAGCTGGAAGCGATGAAGCTGGCTTTCACCGACGGACAGACTTATATCGCCGATCCGCGCTTCATGAAGATGAAGACGGATTTTCTGCTCAGCGACGCCTATGCCGCGGGACGCAGCGGCGAAATCGGCGCAGAGGCGCTGCTGCCGAAACCCATCGATCCGCAGTGCGGCGGCACGGTTTACATGTGCGCCGCCGACAGCGAGGGCAACATGATCTCGCACATCCAGAGCAACTTCCGCGGCTTCGGCAGCGGCATCGTCATCCCCGGCTACGGCATCGCGCTGAACGACCGCGGCAACGGCTTCAAGCTCGACCCGCGGTCCGACGACTGCATTGCCCCGGGCAAGAAGCCCTATCACACCATCATTCCCGGATTCCTGATGAAGGACGGCCGGGCCGTCGGTCCCTTCGGCGTCATGGGCGGCTTCATGCAACCCCAGGGCCATGTGCAGGTGCTGATGAACATGATCGATTACGGCCTCAATCCCCAGGAAGCTCTCGACGCGCCGCGCTGGCAGTGGATCGGCGGCAGGAAGGTGGAACTGGAAGCCGGCTTTGACCCCGCCGTGGCCGAAGGGCTGCGCAAACGCGGTCACGAAGTGACCGTCACCAGCGACTTCCTCAGCTTCGGACGCGGTCAGATGATCCTGCGCGGCGACGACGGCGTGCTCATCGGCGCCACCGAGCCGCGCACCGACGGCTGCGTCGCCGCCTGGTAA
- a CDS encoding sugar diacid recognition domain-containing protein: protein MLRPIAQELAENISRVIGYDVVITDTDGITIGCSDLDRGIGTLNEACAIVGRTGQSRWETEEDARRLKGVKPGVTYPILDTEQHVIGTIAITGDPEKVKPFAQLVKSQAELYLKERMITRELLERERNLQALVADIALFRPGINDPQVIETKAALMGYDKTLAYSVIEIDTSSQSSEDGDYPERDRTLMDIRQIFNAPGDVSGSVGPHRYVVFRSAMRGREFNRDKFYVAVREQCLQLTDQLKRRGFSAAVGIGSVQDGIPGLVSSYREAQVALGVGSKLLPRDKVHIITDFRVEELLLCSEPRLLDSMVERELAPLFVRTDGEELQETIAAWCESGFSVVRAAELLHVHRTTVDYRLEKLESILGVKPRDFREMSRFYWSVILWRNGKGNPKTIKNKR, encoded by the coding sequence ATGCTTAGACCTATTGCTCAGGAACTTGCGGAAAACATTTCCCGCGTCATCGGATACGACGTCGTCATCACCGATACCGACGGAATCACGATCGGCTGCAGCGACCTCGACCGCGGTATCGGCACGCTGAACGAGGCGTGCGCCATTGTCGGCCGCACGGGCCAGTCCCGCTGGGAAACGGAAGAGGACGCCCGCCGTCTGAAAGGCGTCAAGCCCGGCGTCACCTATCCGATCCTCGATACTGAGCAGCATGTGATCGGCACGATCGCTATCACGGGCGATCCCGAAAAGGTCAAGCCGTTCGCTCAGCTCGTCAAAAGCCAGGCTGAGCTGTACCTGAAAGAGCGCATGATCACGCGCGAACTGCTGGAACGCGAGCGCAACCTGCAGGCGTTGGTGGCCGACATCGCCCTGTTCCGCCCCGGCATCAACGATCCGCAGGTGATCGAAACCAAGGCGGCGCTGATGGGCTACGACAAGACGCTGGCCTATTCGGTGATCGAGATCGACACGTCGTCGCAGAGCAGCGAGGACGGCGACTATCCCGAACGCGACCGTACGCTGATGGACATCCGCCAGATCTTCAACGCTCCCGGCGACGTTTCCGGCAGCGTCGGCCCGCACCGCTACGTGGTCTTCCGCAGCGCCATGCGCGGGCGCGAGTTCAATCGCGACAAGTTCTACGTGGCGGTGCGCGAGCAGTGCCTGCAGCTGACCGACCAGCTCAAGCGCCGCGGTTTTTCCGCCGCGGTCGGCATCGGCAGCGTGCAGGACGGCATTCCCGGCCTAGTCTCGTCGTATCGCGAGGCGCAGGTCGCCTTGGGCGTCGGCAGCAAACTGCTCCCGCGCGATAAAGTCCACATCATCACCGATTTTCGCGTCGAGGAACTGCTGCTCTGTTCCGAGCCCCGCCTGCTCGACAGCATGGTGGAGCGCGAACTGGCGCCGCTTTTCGTGCGGACTGACGGCGAGGAACTGCAGGAGACGATCGCGGCCTGGTGCGAAAGCGGCTTCAGCGTCGTGCGCGCCGCCGAGCTGCTGCACGTGCATCGCACCACGGTGGATTACCGCCTTGAAAAGCTGGAGAGCATCCTCGGCGTCAAGCCGCGCGATTTCCGCGAAATGAGCCGCTTCTACTGGTCCGTGATCCTGTGGCGGAACGGCAAGGGCAATCCCAAGACGATCAAAAACAAACGCTGA
- a CDS encoding ribonuclease HI family protein, with amino-acid sequence MIRGHFDGASRGNPGDAGAGMVIYDGERVIWRRALPLGMKTNNEAEYMALSLLLDELERRGLKNAEICGDSKLVISQVTGQWKIKEPRLKALAEPIIERMRALQARCRWVPRARNAEADRLSNVALDKGEFIESVPLDPGEPILEKQADNFAAARGLSAGKAGGPELRRVGAKVWLVEENGEEFAVDVEHRCCTCEEGRKTGRCRHIERVLMEDPFVL; translated from the coding sequence ATGATTCGAGGCCATTTTGACGGCGCCTCGCGGGGCAATCCTGGCGACGCCGGTGCCGGCATGGTGATTTACGACGGCGAGCGGGTGATCTGGCGCCGTGCGCTGCCGTTGGGCATGAAGACCAACAACGAGGCGGAGTATATGGCGCTGAGTCTGCTGCTTGACGAGCTTGAACGCCGCGGTCTGAAGAACGCGGAAATCTGCGGCGACAGCAAACTGGTGATATCGCAGGTAACGGGGCAGTGGAAGATCAAAGAACCCCGCCTGAAAGCGCTGGCCGAGCCGATCATCGAGCGTATGCGCGCTCTGCAAGCGCGCTGCCGCTGGGTGCCGAGGGCCCGGAACGCCGAAGCCGACCGCCTGTCCAACGTGGCGCTGGACAAGGGCGAATTCATCGAGAGCGTGCCTTTGGATCCCGGCGAGCCGATTCTTGAAAAGCAGGCTGATAATTTCGCCGCAGCCCGAGGGCTGTCGGCGGGAAAGGCCGGCGGCCCCGAACTTCGGCGGGTCGGAGCAAAGGTATGGCTCGTGGAGGAAAACGGCGAAGAATTTGCCGTGGACGTGGAGCATCGCTGTTGTACCTGTGAAGAGGGGCGTAAAACCGGCCGTTGTCGTCATATTGAGCGTGTTTTAATGGAAGATCCGTTTGTGCTGTAG
- a CDS encoding MFS transporter: MRLPSYFHSIFTLTFCAHSLVSASYVLPSLLLQMDFGSWRMGVVMSVFYVGATCARPLGGWMVERVGVRGAVTGAALLGAAAGLGYLSRNFCALMLARFLVGMAYSVVYVAITAYQGLVIPAAERGRIFGYLCLGSILPQFVVVPLSEFLIDRGFIRLFMMLSSAILTALALYALRMPRAGKGATGQAVMGVAWGSWGELIRRRETWALLASIFTVSLTATAAIQYVPNLMRGLGFRGTWFTWALTPVSVLVRVTLCAWLLTSFDRRTSFCFWAVGEALSLLLAASSKQIPWFVAAGMLFGLSHGVDYPAISALVPDVFPPRLLPKGSSLYLLANDLPPILLPLLIGALSERMGLDGVLAAIGCFAIGTFPVIYATLWRHPPLRAQTNKEARA, encoded by the coding sequence ATGAGGCTGCCCTCTTATTTTCACAGTATTTTCACGCTGACGTTTTGCGCCCATAGCCTGGTTTCTGCCAGCTACGTGCTGCCGTCGCTGCTGTTGCAGATGGATTTCGGTTCGTGGCGGATGGGCGTGGTCATGAGCGTCTTTTACGTTGGTGCGACCTGTGCCCGTCCTCTCGGGGGCTGGATGGTGGAGCGCGTCGGCGTCCGCGGGGCCGTGACGGGGGCGGCGCTTTTGGGGGCCGCCGCAGGGCTGGGGTATCTGTCGCGGAATTTTTGCGCGCTGATGCTGGCGCGTTTTCTTGTCGGCATGGCTTACAGCGTGGTGTATGTGGCGATCACGGCGTATCAGGGGCTGGTTATCCCCGCGGCGGAACGCGGCCGGATTTTCGGTTATCTCTGCCTTGGCTCCATTCTTCCGCAGTTTGTCGTAGTGCCGTTGTCCGAATTCCTGATTGACCGCGGTTTCATCCGTCTGTTCATGATGCTTTCCTCCGCTATTTTGACAGCGCTGGCGCTTTATGCCCTACGCATGCCTCGCGCCGGAAAAGGGGCCACGGGGCAGGCGGTCATGGGCGTGGCGTGGGGAAGCTGGGGCGAACTGATAAGGCGCCGGGAGACGTGGGCGCTGCTCGCTTCGATTTTTACGGTTTCGCTGACGGCTACGGCGGCGATTCAGTACGTACCGAACCTGATGCGCGGGCTCGGCTTCAGGGGAACATGGTTCACGTGGGCGTTGACGCCGGTCAGCGTACTCGTGCGCGTGACTCTCTGCGCCTGGCTGCTGACGTCTTTCGATCGACGAACCTCCTTCTGTTTCTGGGCTGTGGGTGAGGCGCTTTCGCTTTTGCTGGCCGCCTCGTCGAAACAGATCCCTTGGTTCGTGGCGGCGGGCATGCTTTTCGGACTGAGCCACGGCGTCGATTATCCCGCCATCAGCGCGCTGGTACCGGACGTGTTTCCGCCGCGGCTGCTTCCCAAGGGATCGTCGTTGTACCTCCTGGCGAATGATCTGCCGCCGATTCTGCTGCCGTTGCTGATTGGCGCTCTTTCGGAACGTATGGGACTGGATGGAGTGCTGGCGGCTATCGGTTGTTTCGCGATAGGAACTTTTCCCGTGATCTACGCGACGCTGTGGCGTCATCCGCCGCTACGCGCACAAACGAACAAGGAGGCGAGAGCCTGA
- a CDS encoding sodium ion-translocating decarboxylase subunit beta, giving the protein MSVVSEAFARIVGESGFAGLTGGNIVMLLVAFALLYLAIGRGFEPLLLIPIAFGCLLANLPLSGITSGPVLDALGNETQAGGFLYYMSFGTVKEIYPVIIFMGIGAMTDFTPLLANPITFLLGAAAQLGVFIALFGAMMLGFNVQEAASIAIIGGADGPTSIYLCSKLAPQILGAVAVASYSYMSLVPLIQPPIIKLCTSKADRAITMDKLRPVSKLERIMFPIVVTVVTGLILPMSVPLVGILMFGNLIRECGCADRLSDTAQNAIMNTTTIFLSLTVGATMEADKFLTLGTIKIIVLGLVAFMASTAGGCGFGQLLKILSGGKINPMIGAAGVSAVPMAARVVQVVCQKENPGHFLLMHAMGPNVAGVIGTAVAAAVMLTLLSH; this is encoded by the coding sequence ATGAGCGTTGTTTCTGAAGCGTTTGCCCGCATTGTCGGCGAATCCGGCTTTGCGGGACTGACGGGCGGCAACATTGTCATGTTGCTGGTGGCGTTTGCCTTGCTGTACTTGGCCATTGGCCGCGGCTTTGAACCGTTGCTGCTGATCCCCATCGCGTTCGGCTGCCTTCTGGCCAACCTGCCTCTGTCGGGCATCACCTCCGGGCCCGTGCTCGATGCGCTGGGCAACGAGACCCAGGCCGGCGGGTTCCTGTATTACATGTCCTTCGGCACGGTCAAGGAGATCTATCCCGTCATCATCTTCATGGGCATCGGCGCCATGACCGACTTTACCCCGCTTCTGGCCAACCCCATCACGTTCCTCCTCGGGGCCGCCGCCCAGCTGGGCGTTTTCATCGCGCTGTTCGGAGCCATGATGCTGGGCTTCAACGTGCAGGAAGCCGCTTCGATCGCCATTATCGGCGGCGCCGACGGGCCGACCAGCATTTATCTGTGTTCGAAACTGGCGCCGCAGATTCTCGGCGCCGTGGCCGTGGCTTCATACAGCTACATGTCGCTGGTGCCCCTGATCCAGCCTCCGATCATCAAGCTGTGCACCAGCAAAGCCGACCGTGCCATCACGATGGACAAGCTTCGTCCCGTCAGCAAGCTCGAAAGGATCATGTTCCCCATCGTCGTCACCGTCGTCACCGGGCTGATCCTGCCCATGTCGGTGCCTCTCGTCGGTATCCTCATGTTCGGTAACCTGATTCGCGAATGCGGCTGTGCCGACCGTCTCAGCGACACGGCTCAGAACGCGATCATGAACACCACCACGATCTTCCTGTCGCTGACCGTCGGCGCCACGATGGAAGCCGACAAGTTCCTGACTCTCGGCACGATCAAGATCATCGTCCTCGGACTGGTCGCCTTCATGGCCAGCACGGCCGGCGGCTGCGGCTTCGGCCAGCTTCTCAAGATCCTCAGCGGCGGCAAGATCAACCCGATGATCGGCGCTGCCGGCGTATCCGCCGTTCCCATGGCGGCCCGCGTCGTTCAGGTGGTCTGCCAGAAGGAGAACCCCGGCCATTTCCTGCTGATGCACGCCATGGGACCCAACGTGGCCGGCGTCATCGGCACGGCCGTCGCCGCGGCCGTCATGCTGACGCTGTTGTCTCACTGA
- a CDS encoding ketoacyl-ACP synthase III: MNRGMSIGGISWCLPERFETNEDLVREFGTWTPEKIYKKTGIVRRHIADADKPVSHYLALAGEKFFAEHPAVSRDSIDMLVVCCEARDYIAPATACVVHHKLGLRKSCGAVDYELGCSGYVYGLSIAKGCIAAGIADRVLLITGDQVTRYVNKQDKAIRTIFGDGYTATLLEVSGRDRVTGFALGTDGSGLRDIIIEAGETALPRSESTAAERVNRFGNAHSQENVLMDGRKVLEFSLREVPGSVQRCLERAGVRKEDLDLIVFHQASRLLLEQVRDEMRFPEDKFVINLEDKGNTVSSTIPIALGECAEQGRLKAGMKVLLSGFGVGLSWGTVLVEWGTDDGAK, translated from the coding sequence ATGAACAGAGGTATGTCAATCGGAGGGATTTCCTGGTGCCTGCCGGAACGGTTCGAGACCAACGAGGATCTGGTCAGGGAATTCGGCACGTGGACGCCCGAAAAAATTTATAAGAAAACCGGCATCGTCAGGCGCCATATTGCCGACGCCGACAAGCCGGTGTCCCACTATCTGGCCTTGGCGGGCGAGAAGTTCTTTGCCGAACATCCGGCAGTTTCCCGCGACAGCATCGACATGCTGGTGGTCTGCTGCGAGGCCCGCGATTACATCGCGCCTGCCACTGCGTGCGTGGTTCATCACAAGCTGGGGCTGCGGAAAAGCTGCGGCGCCGTGGACTACGAACTGGGCTGTTCCGGTTACGTGTACGGCCTTTCCATCGCCAAAGGCTGTATCGCTGCCGGAATTGCCGACCGCGTGCTGCTGATCACCGGCGATCAGGTGACGCGCTATGTCAACAAGCAGGACAAGGCGATCCGCACCATTTTCGGCGACGGCTATACGGCGACGCTCCTGGAAGTCAGCGGGCGCGATCGCGTCACCGGTTTCGCTCTCGGGACCGACGGCTCGGGGCTTCGTGATATCATCATCGAAGCGGGGGAGACGGCGCTGCCCCGTTCGGAAAGCACGGCCGCAGAGCGGGTGAACCGCTTCGGCAATGCGCACAGCCAGGAAAATGTGCTCATGGACGGCCGCAAGGTGCTCGAGTTCTCCTTGAGAGAAGTTCCCGGTTCGGTGCAGCGTTGCCTGGAGCGCGCCGGCGTCAGAAAAGAGGATCTTGACCTGATCGTTTTCCATCAAGCGTCCCGGCTTCTGCTGGAGCAAGTGCGCGACGAAATGCGGTTCCCCGAGGACAAGTTCGTGATCAACCTTGAAGACAAGGGGAACACGGTCTCTTCGACGATTCCGATCGCGCTGGGGGAATGCGCGGAGCAGGGGCGGCTGAAAGCGGGCATGAAGGTCCTGTTGTCCGGTTTCGGCGTTGGCTTATCGTGGGGAACGGTGTTGGTGGAGTGGGGGACGGATGACGGCGCAAAATAG
- a CDS encoding chromate transporter, protein MESRIEGQAEEKKLGLFSIFMMIFKISAFTLGGGAVLIGLIQEAVNRTGVVPEEKTADMLALSLAAPGAMGISMSYQAGLALGGPAGAAAAVFGMALPPFIAILVLSSWLLAHMGSGYISAFFSGATAALVVVLGAIVWKLGKKNALVSVKDTVICLLVAAAVLVFKVSAVWGLIGGTIVTLIVNLLLEKEGEKA, encoded by the coding sequence GTGGAATCACGGATAGAAGGACAGGCAGAAGAAAAGAAGCTCGGGCTTTTTTCGATCTTCATGATGATCTTCAAGATCAGCGCCTTTACGCTCGGCGGCGGCGCCGTGCTCATCGGCCTGATCCAGGAAGCGGTGAACCGCACGGGAGTCGTCCCCGAAGAAAAAACGGCCGACATGCTGGCGCTTTCGCTGGCCGCCCCCGGCGCGATGGGCATCAGCATGTCCTACCAGGCGGGGCTGGCGCTCGGCGGCCCCGCCGGCGCGGCGGCGGCCGTGTTTGGCATGGCGCTGCCGCCCTTCATCGCTATTCTCGTGCTCTCCAGCTGGCTGCTGGCGCACATGGGCTCGGGCTACATTTCCGCGTTCTTCAGCGGCGCCACGGCCGCCCTGGTGGTCGTGCTCGGGGCCATCGTCTGGAAGCTGGGCAAGAAGAACGCTCTCGTCAGCGTCAAGGACACGGTCATCTGCCTGCTGGTCGCCGCCGCGGTGCTGGTCTTCAAGGTCTCCGCGGTGTGGGGACTGATCGGCGGCACGATCGTCACGCTGATCGTCAACCTGCTTCTCGAGAAAGAAGGGGAAAAGGCATGA
- a CDS encoding chromate transporter, with protein sequence MTDLIVLFFIFAKVSLLTFGGGLASLPFLYEVFVTERAWLTAGVFSETVALAQMTPGPIILNSATLLGYRFAGLAGSITGTVAVVVAPLLVVMALVWIFENASGTARLWVDRIRVAMRPVVVGLLAVALWTVALPVLHRRELWAFAGLSAALYFAVPFLRKYPQILLFGMALLAVVLYALGMTSLAAA encoded by the coding sequence ATGACGGATCTGATCGTCCTGTTTTTCATCTTCGCCAAGGTCAGTCTGCTCACCTTCGGCGGCGGCCTGGCGTCGCTGCCGTTCCTTTACGAGGTCTTCGTCACCGAAAGAGCCTGGCTGACAGCCGGCGTGTTCAGCGAGACCGTCGCGCTCGCGCAGATGACGCCCGGCCCCATCATTCTCAATTCGGCCACGCTCCTGGGATACCGTTTTGCCGGTCTCGCCGGCTCCATCACCGGCACGGTGGCCGTCGTCGTCGCGCCGCTGCTGGTGGTGATGGCGCTGGTGTGGATCTTCGAGAACGCTTCCGGCACGGCGCGTCTCTGGGTCGACCGCATCCGCGTCGCCATGCGCCCCGTCGTGGTAGGGCTGCTGGCCGTGGCGCTGTGGACGGTGGCGCTGCCCGTGCTCCATCGCCGCGAGCTCTGGGCCTTTGCGGGACTGAGCGCCGCGCTCTACTTCGCCGTGCCGTTCCTGCGCAAGTATCCGCAGATTCTGCTGTTCGGCATGGCGCTGCTGGCCGTCGTCCTTTACGCCCTCGGCATGACGTCGCTCGCCGCGGCGTAA
- a CDS encoding substrate-binding domain-containing protein, protein MSGKKVAAVVLAMSVSCAAAFAATKSEISVISREEGSGTRGAFIELFGVQQKDAGGKKVDMTTDNADITNSTSVMMTMVAGNPSAIGYASMGSLKKADVKALAIGGAAATVENIRTGDYKIARPFNVAAKGQLRPAAQAFLNFIMSAQGQKVVADNGYIAVNEKAVPFAAKRVVGKVVVAGSSSITPIMEKLKEAYLLVNPAAEIEVQMSDSTTGMTSAISGICDLGMASRGLKESELKAGLTPIVIAMDGIAVIVNKANELEGLTVEQVRDIYTGKTENWEALK, encoded by the coding sequence ATGAGTGGAAAGAAAGTGGCGGCAGTTGTTCTGGCTATGAGCGTAAGCTGCGCGGCGGCGTTTGCCGCAACGAAAAGCGAGATCAGCGTCATTTCCCGCGAAGAAGGATCCGGCACGCGAGGAGCGTTCATCGAGCTCTTCGGCGTGCAGCAGAAAGACGCCGGCGGCAAAAAGGTCGACATGACGACCGACAACGCCGACATCACCAACAGCACCTCGGTCATGATGACGATGGTGGCCGGCAATCCCAGCGCCATCGGCTACGCGTCGATGGGCTCGCTCAAAAAAGCGGATGTAAAAGCTCTGGCTATCGGCGGCGCGGCGGCTACGGTCGAAAATATCCGCACGGGCGATTACAAGATCGCGCGTCCGTTCAACGTCGCTGCGAAAGGACAGCTCCGCCCCGCCGCGCAAGCTTTCCTCAACTTCATCATGAGCGCTCAGGGGCAGAAAGTCGTCGCCGATAACGGCTATATCGCCGTCAATGAAAAAGCGGTTCCTTTCGCCGCCAAGCGCGTTGTGGGCAAGGTGGTCGTCGCCGGTTCGTCCAGCATCACGCCAATCATGGAAAAGCTCAAGGAAGCCTATCTGCTTGTGAACCCCGCCGCCGAGATCGAAGTGCAGATGAGCGACTCCACGACCGGCATGACCTCGGCCATCTCCGGCATCTGCGACCTCGGCATGGCTTCGCGCGGCCTCAAGGAAAGCGAGCTGAAAGCCGGCCTGACTCCGATCGTGATCGCTATGGACGGCATCGCCGTGATCGTCAACAAGGCCAACGAGCTGGAGGGGCTGACCGTGGAACAGGTTCGCGATATCTATACGGGCAAAACCGAAAACTGGGAAGCTTTGAAATAA
- the pstC gene encoding phosphate ABC transporter permease subunit PstC — translation MTQAKENAAKWIFAAAATASVIAVALICVFLFAGGIPGIMKIGVWEFLSGTRWRPGNDIYGILPMILGSLYVTAGALLIGAPAGLLTAVYLSRFASPRMTRILRPAVSLLAGIPSVVYGFWGVTTIVPLIRRYFGGSGSSLLAAALLLGIMILPTIIAVSEAALNAVPQSYYEGALALGATHERAVFSVVLRAARSGVIAAMILGVGRAVGEAMAVMMVAGNRAVIPTSLFRGVRTLTSNIVMEMGYAADLHREALIATGVVLFAFILTVNLTFSLLRRRSQA, via the coding sequence ATGACTCAGGCCAAAGAGAACGCTGCGAAGTGGATTTTCGCCGCGGCGGCGACGGCGTCGGTAATCGCCGTAGCGCTGATCTGCGTCTTCCTCTTCGCGGGCGGCATTCCCGGAATAATGAAGATCGGCGTCTGGGAGTTCCTTTCGGGAACTCGCTGGCGGCCGGGAAACGATATCTACGGAATCCTGCCCATGATTCTCGGATCGCTGTACGTCACCGCGGGAGCGCTGCTTATCGGCGCTCCCGCCGGTTTATTGACGGCCGTCTATCTGTCGCGTTTCGCCTCGCCGCGCATGACGCGCATCCTGCGTCCGGCCGTCTCGCTGCTGGCGGGAATCCCGTCGGTCGTGTACGGATTCTGGGGCGTAACGACGATCGTACCGCTGATCCGCCGGTATTTCGGCGGCAGCGGTTCAAGTTTGCTGGCGGCGGCGCTGCTTCTGGGCATCATGATCCTGCCGACGATTATCGCCGTCAGCGAGGCGGCCCTGAACGCCGTGCCCCAGAGTTATTACGAGGGAGCGCTGGCGCTCGGGGCCACCCACGAACGCGCCGTGTTCAGCGTCGTGCTTCGCGCCGCCCGTTCCGGCGTGATCGCGGCGATGATCCTCGGCGTCGGACGCGCCGTCGGCGAGGCTATGGCAGTCATGATGGTCGCCGGCAACCGCGCCGTGATCCCCACAAGCCTGTTCCGCGGCGTACGCACGCTGACGAGCAACATCGTCATGGAAATGGGTTACGCCGCCGACCTGCACCGCGAGGCGCTGATCGCGACGGGTGTCGTGCTTTTCGCGTTCATTCTGACCGTCAATCTCACCTTTTCCCTGCTGCGAAGGAGGTCGCAGGCGTGA